The following coding sequences are from one Anaerolineales bacterium window:
- a CDS encoding N-acetylneuraminate synthase, whose amino-acid sequence MASELIIGNRKVGEGHPTYIVAEIGINHNGSLEIAKSLIDVAVKTGVDAIKLQKRTPELCVPPDQQQHMRETPWGYISYLDYRYKLEFGLNEYQEIDRYCRQKNIPWFASVWDEPSVDFLKQFNPVCFKIPSASLTDKGLLLHVRETGAPVILSTGMSTMQQIRAAVKTLGEDKLLITHATSTYPCDPAELNLKMIRTLTKTFNCPIGYSGHEVGLIPTVVAVSMGACLVERHITLDRAMWGSDQAASVEPGGMERLVKYIRVTEQSMGDGVKRVYDSEVPSLRRLRRVKD is encoded by the coding sequence ATGGCAAGTGAACTTATTATCGGAAATCGAAAAGTCGGGGAAGGGCATCCAACCTACATCGTCGCTGAAATCGGCATCAACCATAATGGCAGCCTCGAAATCGCTAAATCATTGATTGACGTGGCGGTTAAAACCGGTGTGGATGCCATCAAGCTGCAGAAACGCACTCCTGAATTGTGCGTGCCTCCCGACCAGCAGCAGCATATGCGCGAGACCCCCTGGGGGTATATCTCTTACCTGGATTACCGCTATAAGCTCGAGTTTGGGTTAAACGAATACCAGGAGATCGACCGTTATTGCAGGCAGAAGAACATTCCCTGGTTCGCTTCGGTGTGGGATGAGCCTTCAGTGGATTTCCTCAAGCAGTTCAATCCCGTCTGTTTCAAGATTCCCTCCGCCTCCCTGACGGATAAGGGCTTGCTCCTGCATGTACGCGAAACAGGCGCACCCGTCATCTTATCTACCGGCATGTCGACCATGCAGCAGATCAGAGCAGCAGTGAAAACATTGGGGGAAGATAAATTGCTCATCACCCATGCTACCAGCACCTACCCCTGCGACCCGGCTGAGCTTAATCTAAAGATGATCCGCACCCTTACAAAGACATTTAATTGTCCCATCGGTTATTCTGGCCATGAAGTTGGCCTGATCCCCACCGTAGTGGCAGTTTCCATGGGCGCTTGCCTGGTCGAGCGTCATATCACCCTCGATCGTGCCATGTGGGGCAGCGACCAGGCTGCCTCGGTCGAGCCGGGTGGCATGGAACGCCTGGTGAAATACATCCGCGTCACCGAGCAATCCATGGGTGATGGGGTCAAACGGGTCTATGACAGCGAGGTGCCCTCCTTACGCAGGTTGCGCAGGGTGAAGGACTAG
- a CDS encoding short-chain dehydrogenase yields MHKFDLTGKVAVVTGGPGLLGREFCRTLAEAGARVVVTDINASAVNALATQLIEAGYHCLGVATDVTQPESVQNLVEETLASFGRLDILVNSAALDPKFDSAALDEMAKQGAVSGAFEEYPLEQWKAGVDVNLTGMFLCCQAAVKPMLSQGKQGSIINICSTYGLVAPDQRIYQRDGRQTLFKPVYYSVTKAGVLGLTRYLAAYYAGTDIRVNALTPGGIFNAHDETFLKAYTARAVMGRMANKDEMNGALLFLASEASSYMTGSNLVVDGGWTAW; encoded by the coding sequence ATGCACAAGTTCGACCTGACCGGCAAAGTTGCGGTTGTCACCGGTGGACCTGGCCTGCTCGGCAGGGAATTCTGCCGCACGTTGGCGGAAGCGGGTGCCCGCGTGGTAGTTACTGATATTAATGCCAGTGCGGTTAATGCCCTGGCCACTCAATTAATCGAGGCTGGCTATCATTGCCTGGGTGTAGCCACCGATGTTACCCAGCCCGAGTCGGTTCAGAACCTGGTGGAGGAAACCCTGGCCAGCTTCGGTCGGCTGGATATCCTCGTAAATTCGGCTGCTCTCGATCCCAAGTTCGACTCTGCAGCACTGGACGAGATGGCGAAACAGGGGGCAGTTTCTGGCGCATTTGAAGAATACCCCCTGGAGCAGTGGAAAGCCGGCGTAGACGTCAACCTGACTGGCATGTTTCTGTGCTGCCAGGCGGCGGTCAAGCCCATGCTATCCCAGGGCAAACAGGGTTCCATCATCAATATCTGCTCCACTTACGGCCTGGTCGCTCCCGACCAGCGCATCTACCAGCGCGATGGCCGACAGACCTTGTTCAAGCCGGTATATTACTCAGTCACCAAAGCCGGTGTATTGGGGCTCACCCGCTATCTTGCAGCCTACTATGCCGGAACAGATATCCGCGTTAATGCCCTCACACCAGGTGGCATTTTCAACGCTCACGATGAGACCTTTTTGAAAGCCTATACAGCCCGGGCAGTCATGGGCCGCATGGCAAATAAAGATGAGATGAACGGCGCTTTGCTTTTCCTGGCTTCGGAGGCCTCCTCATATATGACCGGCTCCAACTTGGTGGTCGATGGCGGCTGGACTGCCTGGTAG